CTGACTCACTTATGTGGTGTGCTTTTTTTACACCTTCTACATGTAAAGGCAACACATGCGTGACAACAGGTTTAATCTTCCCGCTCTCAATTAATTCTGGAATAAGAGAAAGGGCATATCCGTTAGGCTCAGCAAATATATGGTCACTCTCAATATTTTTCTCTCTTGATATCTCGGTTTGCGGAATTTTCATACCTTTCGGACCATAAATAGACGCTAACTTTCCATTTGGTGCAAGTACTTTATAACTATTCTTTAGTACATCCCCACCTAACACATCAAATACAATATTGTAATTATGCAAAAGCAAAGAAAAGTCTTCCGTTTTGTAATCGACGACAGTATCAGCGCCTAGATCCTTTACAAATTGCATGTTTTTCGTACTAGTCGTAGTTGCAACATATGCACCGAAGCTTTTTGCTAGTTGAATAGCAAACGTACCAATCCCGCCAGATCCAGCATGAATTAAAACCTTATTACCCTTTTGAACATTAGCGAATTTTACTAAACTTTGCCAACTTGTCAAACCTACTAGAGGGATTGATGCTGCTTCCTCAAAAGATAGATTTCTCGGTTTTTTCGCTACATACTTCTCATCTACAGCCACGTACTCTGCATAAGTACCATTTCGTTCAATATCTGGACGACTATATACTTCATCCCCCACTTTAAATGCGGTAACGTTTTTTCCTATAGCAGCAACTACACCTGCAACATCCCATCCTAAAACGAGCGGGAAGTCATAAGAAATTACGTCTTGAAGTAAACCCTCACGTATTTTCCAATCCACAGGATTTACACCAGCTGCATATACTTCAATCAGTACATCGTTGTCTCCCAATAGCGGTGTCTGCATTTCAATCTCTTGTAGTACACTTTTATCTCCATATTGCATAAGTCCTATTGCTTTCATTCTTTTCACTCCTTTACAAGGCTGGGAAATGCGGTAGCACTTCTTCTCCTAGCTCATCCAATACTTCGTCAGCTGGACGTTGACCATCAAATAGAGCAAGGAATAAATGATTCACACCAATACTTTTATATATATCAAGTAATTCAATTAGTGCCTTACGCCCTGTACGGTAACCTAAACGTATCGGTGTAGGACGTTCATTTGGATCTTCAGATAAATCTAAATGCATCGGTTGTATAAATGGTTTGAATACATCTGGATGATAATCCTCTACTAGTTCTCTCCATTGTCCAATTGCTCCCGCCTGATGCACCGGACTACGTGGATAATACATCCATCCATCTCCATGTTCAGCAAACCATTCCATATTTTGCTGACTAAAACCTGTAATAAAGGTTGGAACACGTTTAGACGGTTTTGGAACTAAATTCGC
This DNA window, taken from Bacillus cereus ATCC 14579, encodes the following:
- a CDS encoding NADP-dependent oxidoreductase, giving the protein MKAIGLMQYGDKSVLQEIEMQTPLLGDNDVLIEVYAAGVNPVDWKIREGLLQDVISYDFPLVLGWDVAGVVAAIGKNVTAFKVGDEVYSRPDIERNGTYAEYVAVDEKYVAKKPRNLSFEEAASIPLVGLTSWQSLVKFANVQKGNKVLIHAGSGGIGTFAIQLAKSFGAYVATTTSTKNMQFVKDLGADTVVDYKTEDFSLLLHNYNIVFDVLGGDVLKNSYKVLAPNGKLASIYGPKGMKIPQTEISREKNIESDHIFAEPNGYALSLIPELIESGKIKPVVTHVLPLHVEGVKKAHHISESERALGKIVLKKHW